TTTTAATCCTTCTTTTTTAGATAATGAAAAAAAGAAATTTGACTTCAAATTTATTCTAACAGGAAATGATTCAAAATTTATTTTTAATAAACTAGAACTTGCTATAGGTGTAAAATTTAGATTCTTAATGCTTAACAGCTGTTTCATTAATGTCTCTTGAGGTGTTTTTAATATTTGCGATAGGAGTGGGATATTCGGACCTAATTTTTTCATCAGACTTATTGTCAATGCTAGTTTTTTGTACATTAATATTATTAGTTGTTTTTACTTTTTTACTTTTTTCTGGTATTACTTTAACTTCTACATTAACTACTCCATCAAATGTTTTCGCTATTCTTTTTACAATTTTTCTTAATTTATATATCTCTGCTAGCGTAGTTTTAGGTTCCAATCCTATAATAACGTATAAGGAATAAAATGAACCGATTTTTCTAATGTAAATATTTTTAACATTTAGTCCAAAACTTTCTAGCATTATTTTTAATCTTTCTTTTATTGGTGAATTATAATTGAATCCGATTAGAGAATATATAGCTTCCTTGAACTGTCTTATAGTGTCAAATAATACAAAGGCTGAAATTCCAATGATTATGGTTATGGTTAAATAATAATTGTTCACAATTATACCTATTCCACTAAATATTTCTAGAAATGTATCTAATTTAGTATGTGTAATATCAGTCTTAACTAAATTTATCCACGAATATTTCTTTTCTATTTTATAGATTAGTAGAGATATTAATGAACTTATATAAATTAATATTGCTAACCAAGTAGGTCCACCACTTATTGAATTATGTAATGCTGTTGTTATATAATTTATAGCTAAATACACTATAAATATGCTTACAAATAGAACGGAAATACTTTCCAAATTATATAATCCCCAAGGAAATTTGCTAGATCGTTTATAAATTACTCCTAATAAAATTGAAAATAGTATTGCTGACGTAGCGTCTATAAATCCATGAAAAGAATCCACAATTAAGATAGACGAGTTATAATATTCTCCATAATAAAACTCAATTATTGATAAGGGAACTATCAAAATACCTGAAAGTAAAAATAACTTTGATAACTCTCTCAATTTTTGAAGATCTATCAAACATAATCACCTTTTCTGATCCCCAGTATATTATATACCTAGGCTATACTTAAATCCATCTTGAAATTTATTAGTAAATTTTTATGGAAAAAAATTGATAAACTATGTTAAAAATCTCTTAGCATAATTCATGAAAGAAAATTTTTAAAATAAAAACTACACAAAGATGCATATGAGCGAGAAAAAAGAAGAAATAAATAGCTTTTCGGATTTGATAAAAGCATTGTTTAAGTATGACAATTGGTATCTAGGAGGATTTGTAGTAGCATTAATTTTGTTTATAATATTCGATTTAGTAGTATATAAATAGGTAAATATTTTTTTCTATAAACAAAACAGTAATAAAGAAGTTTTATAAAGCAGTTAAATATAAACAAATGTGGGATTAATTTGGCAAGAGTCAATATAGCTGCAGATGCAGAGTTAATGAAAGAATTAGAAAAAGAAGCTAAAAGTAAAGGATATACAATATACTCTCTTACTAATATAGCACTAAAGGCCATGTTAGATTTAATTCAAAGTGGTGAAGATTCTACTACTTTAACTAATTTAGTAGACTTCTATAAAATTACAAAAGATTTAGATATAATACCTGTAACATCTTGGTATATTGAAAGTCTAGTTAAATTAGCTTATGAAAAAGACGCTAAAACTCTTGAAGAAATTTGTGAAGAGGCAGGACAGCAACTTTCTTCTTATCTTAAATCAAGAGCATCCACATTTGATGAAATAATAGAAATGTATAACAATGTTAGATCTGTATTACCAATAAAAGATATTAAAGTAAAGCAAGGCTCTGATTCATCTTTGGAGATCCGTGTAACTGGCAGTGGATTTAGCAAAGAATCAACATTTTGTACTTCTAGAGTATTCAAAAAAATTTTGGAAGCATATAATTTTGAAATTCTAGAAATAAGTTATTCTGCAGGCGGAATAATATTTGCAAAAGCCAAAATAGGAAAATTAGATTGAATTGCAAAAACTTATAAGTCTACAAACTACCTGTTGCGTTTCCAAAATTTTTTCACTTATTGAAAATGACTTTGTAAATACATCTTTAACTTCTTCGGAAAAATCCCCATGTTGAAATCCTCCTACTCCTATTAAGAATTTATCATTACATAATGACGTTATTTTAGTTTTTTCTCCGTGCTCTGATAATAAAATAGGAACATATTCTTTCGTCAAATCTTTTAATTTTATATTAAGTATTTCCATTAGCGGTTCTGCAGAATTAGGAGGTACTTTTCCAATTTTTAATAGTTGTTCCATAAGAGGAACGAATCTATTATAATTCTTTGGGGGTCGCATTTTTGTGTTTACTTTTATTATTTTAGAATTTATTGTATGAATATATAAATTCTTTATAAGATCTCTTTCTGATAATAACATTATTAAAGCCATATGTATTATGTCTGGTCTTCCTCTTTTTTGCCAATAATCTAATTTTTTCATTGCATGAAAATGAATTGATATGTCTAACAGTGTTTCTTCTGGATTTTTACCCCTCTTTTTTGCGTTCTGTATAACTGATTTTTCATTGATAATTTCTTTAGGGACTAATTCAAGGCCAGAATCTAGTAAAATTACATTAAGCATAAATATAGTGAAAAACAAAGCCAATAAAGGATTATGGTAAACAAGAGGCAACTTAAAAGAAGAGCTATAGAATTAATAGACTTAGCTATTGAAGAGGCAAAAAATGGAGACCTAGATCTTGCCAAAAAATATGTTAAACTTGCCAGAGATTATGCAAAATATGGTCGATTTAAATTACCTTTAGAGTATAGAAGAAAATATTGCAGAAAATGCAATGTTCCTCTTATTCCAGGCAAAACTCTTAGAGTAAGAATTAAATCAAAGATTTTAATTAGAAGTTGCTTAGAATGTGGGTGGATAAGAAGATATGAACTCAGAAATAAACGATGTAAAACAACAACATGCAACAATTAGAATAGGTAAAAATGGATTAACTGATGGTATTTTAAATGAAATAAAAAGACAATTAAAACAGAAAAAGATAATTAAAATAAAAATTGCGTCAGAAATAAACGAAGATAGAAGAGACTTTGCTAAAAGAGTAGCTGAAATTACAGAATCAGAACTTATAGAAGTTAGAGGATATACATTTATCCTGAGGAAAAATGATTAGTTACGATTCATTTACAATATATGGTCACCATAATGTTCTAGCTTTACATGAAACAACATTAGAATTTACAAAAGAGAATTTTCTAACGCCAAGAGGCGATTGTATAATTGGAATAAACTCAACTAAAGCTATAAAAGATCTTGATAATAAAGTGAAAGAAATTCTAAAAAATAATGGATATGGTTATGTAATATTAAAAGTAGGAAATTATTTAGACATAATAAAAGGTAGAGGGGATGAAAAACTCACATTTTCTAACGAAATTAAAATGATTATTAGGAAATCTACGTTTATCTCAGATTCAACTTTATTAATTAAAGCAGATAAGTCGGCTAAAGATATAAATAGGGACATAATTAATTTACTAAAACAAGGTAACAAAGGTTTAGTTACTGTTATCGCATCTGATATACCCCTTAAAGATGAAGAGGTCCTTAGAATATTCGTTAATTTTAACCCATCTATCTGAATTTATATTATGTAAATTCTCTTCTTTATCCAAAATATAGATAATTAAAATATGTTTTGTTATTCTACACAATTCAGAAATAAAATTCCTTATCATTGTAGGATTATCTGCATATACTTTATCAAAAGATTTATCCCTAAAAGGCAAAAATGTTGCATCATACTGTACAATATCAATTTCTCTTATACACTTCTTATTTAGTTCTATAGATTTTTTTAGCATATATAAGCCATCTATATTAAGATCTCCAGCTACTAGGTAGTTACTAACTAATGATACATTTAATGCTATTCCTCCATATGCAGTAAACGCATCCAGAATTCTCTCATTTTTTTCTACTTCGTTCCTTATATTTAATCTTTCAGATCCTAGTGAAGGATTAACGTAAACTTTAGAAATATCTATATAAAATCTTAAGTTATTTTCCTTGAAAACCGTTTCTGTAATATGTTGTCCTCCAGCAAATTCTAATTCGCTTATTCTGAAGTTTCCTTTAACTCTTCTTTTTATATATACTGCCTTTACTCTTGGAGAAATTGTCATAATTGCTTTAGCTAATTCTTCTTTATCTACTTCAGTTCTTGGAGAAACTATTGCTATATTTCCTATGACGTAGAAACTTCTTACTCCTTTTATTATATCCCTTAGTTTAGGAGTTTTATTCAACACAGAATTAGCCTTATATTAAAGGTAAAAAATTTTCTAAGAATTTTATTCTAAATAATTCTCTCTTATTCTTTCTTGAATTTATCCATCTCCGAACTATGTCCAGCGAATAATGATGCTGAAGGATCTATATATTTCTTAGCTACACTAGTAGCAATAGCTACTTGTCCAAAACCCACAGCTATTAATGCCAATTTTGGAGTCCCTTCTTGTAATGCAATATCTCCTGCAGCGTAAACTCCGGGTAAATTAGTTTCCATTCTTGAATTTACTATAACATCTCTTCCTTTCATTTGTATTCCCCATTTCGGTAAGTTTCCTAAATCTCCTTTATAGCCTATACTTATAATTATAGAGTCAACATCTAGGGTTTTATCTTCTTTAGTTCTATTGTCGAAAATTATAGCTTGTGTTACTTTACTTCCATCTCCCTTAACTTCTTTCAATTCATGCCATGTATATACTGTAGCTACTTGAAATAATTGTTTTACACTTCTTTCATGAGCCCTAAACTGATCTCTTCTGTGAATTAGAGTTACTGATTTAGCTATAGGTGCTAATGTTAATGCCCAGTCTACTGCAGCATCTCCTCCTCCTACTATCAGTATTCTCTTTCCTTCGAAGTCTTTCTTTCTCCTTACTGCATAGTATAATCCTTTATTTTCATATTCTATTTCACCTTTAGCACCTAATCTTGAAGGCATTATTTTTCCTATACCGATAGCTATTAGAACTGTTTTAGTTTTTACTTGAGTTCCTTTATCAGTCTTTACTATCCACATTCCATCATCTGTTCTCTGTAAATCGTTAACAAATTCTTTAGTTCTTAATTCTGGAGAGAACATTTTGGCCTGTTCAACTAGTTTTTGGGCTAAATCATAGCCTAAGATACCTGGGTATCCTCCTACATCGTATACCATTTTTTCTGGATATAGTGATACTAGTTGTCCTCCTAATTCGTCTTGAGAATCTATAACTATAGTTTTTAAGTCTCTTAATGTAGCATAAAAAGCCCCAAATAAGCCTACAGGGCCTCCTCCAATTATTGTCATGTCGTATTCTGACATATGTTTTCACAAATTCTAATTCACTTATACTATTTAAACGTTACTAATTAGTTGAACATATAAAAAGATAAACAGTAAAATATATTAGATCTTCCATTTTATTATCTAGCAAATGGTAATGATAGAATTCTTTATTTTACTTTTAATTCCATATTTGATTTTATGGACTTTATGGAATGTCTATTTTAGAAAAATTATTAAAGCAGGATTAGAATATGTCGGAAACAATTACCAGGAAACCATATATAAAATACCACCTTCTAATTCTATTAAATTAAAGATTAACGGTAAATGCGTATTACTAATCAGTGGAGGTACAAATTGGGTGACATTAAGAGTGAATCATGGTCCAAGACAAAAAGTCTTTAAAATACGTTTGCTAAATGATCCTGGAGAAGTAGAGATAATAAATGATAGTAAATTATTTTCTATTAATGTAATAATTAGGCGTTCAACTTAATTTTTGCTAATAAGAACAATGGAAATACGGAAATTATACTTTCTAATATCCAAACATTGTATCCTAATAAGCTAGATAATGGTTCAAATAGACTTCCTAATAATATATTAATTGAATTAACTTCAGCTAGTGTGATTCCAGCATTTATACTCTTTTTACTTGACACTATCGTATAAGTTACTGAAATAGCAAGTTCATTAAAAATTCCTAAAATTATGATTCCTATTAAATAATAACGTGTATATAAAAATAATGAAGGAAATATTCCAAGTAATGACGAAATTACAAGAAGTTTAATTTTATCAAATCTATCACTTAAAAACCCTAATAAGCCTCCAATCATAGCTGAAATAAGTAATACTGCGGTAAATTCACTACCTTGAATAACTTGGAGATGAAGATAAATTTTACTAAAGTTTGGAAATAATTCTCCTATAACATAATATATTCCCCAAACTCCTGACGTGGAAATACCTACAAATAAGCTGACCTTATCTTTAATAAAATTCCAGTTAGGCTTATAGTTAGGTTTATCTATATTCAAAAATGCTACGATCAAAGTAATAATAGAGAGTAGTATTGTAGATAATTGAAATCCTATTCTATCATATAAGAAAATCCAATTTAATCCTATTATTCCTCCTATGCTAAACGCAGCGTTATATATACCAAGTACTTTTCCAACATTTTTTTCATTCAATAAAGTTAGAATTGCTGCGCCAGTAGAGAAAAACATTGAAGCGCCAACTCCACCTATAAAATAAGATATTAAAAGTTCGTAAAAATTTCCTGATATACCTACCAGTGCTGAAGATATTGACATTATAATTAGACCTAGGACTAGAGCTCTTTTAACCCCTATCTTTGATGAAAGAAAAGCTGACGGTAATTGCATAATACCTGAGCCTAAAAAGAACGAAAAAGGGATAAATCCAGATAAATATTCGGGAATTTGAAATTTGCTTATAAGCATGGGAATTGCAGGGGCTAAATAAAACCAGCTTATTGAATATATTATTCTAGCAATGATTATGCTATATCCTTTCAACGTAAGTTAAAATGTAAGATAAGATTATTATAACTAGTGCTCTTTAAGTCAATAGATGAAAGTAAAAATCGTAAGTAAGCCTTCACAACAAGTTCAACAAATAACACAAAAAATAGTAGAGATTTCCAGACAATTAGGTTTTACTATAGTTAATAATGAAGAGCCAGATGTGATAATAGCAGTAGGAGGAGATGGAACTTTATTAAAAGCTATCAAACTAGGTAAGCCAGTAATTACAGTTAAAGCTGGAAGGAGAGGATTCTTAATGGATATAGAACCAAATTCTATAGAAGATGCACTAAAAAGATTAAAGGCATCAAATTATACTATTGAAGAATATCCATTACTAGAAGTAAAGGGCGATGGATTTTCCTCTTTATCATTTAATGAAATAGGAATATTAGCAGATCAACCAGAAACTATAGTTCTAGATTTATCTTTTTTAGAAACAGAGTTAACGGTTGAAGGTGATGGAGTTCTAATATCTACTCCA
This genomic window from Acidianus manzaensis contains:
- a CDS encoding cation transporter, producing the protein MIDLQKLRELSKLFLLSGILIVPLSIIEFYYGEYYNSSILIVDSFHGFIDATSAILFSILLGVIYKRSSKFPWGLYNLESISVLFVSIFIVYLAINYITTALHNSISGGPTWLAILIYISSLISLLIYKIEKKYSWINLVKTDITHTKLDTFLEIFSGIGIIVNNYYLTITIIIGISAFVLFDTIRQFKEAIYSLIGFNYNSPIKERLKIMLESFGLNVKNIYIRKIGSFYSLYVIIGLEPKTTLAEIYKLRKIVKRIAKTFDGVVNVEVKVIPEKSKKVKTTNNINVQKTSIDNKSDEKIRSEYPTPIANIKNTSRDINETAVKH
- a CDS encoding 16S rRNA methyltransferase, with the protein product MLNVILLDSGLELVPKEIINEKSVIQNAKKRGKNPEETLLDISIHFHAMKKLDYWQKRGRPDIIHMALIMLLSERDLIKNLYIHTINSKIIKVNTKMRPPKNYNRFVPLMEQLLKIGKVPPNSAEPLMEILNIKLKDLTKEYVPILLSEHGEKTKITSLCNDKFLIGVGGFQHGDFSEEVKDVFTKSFSISEKILETQQVVCRLISFCNSI
- a CDS encoding methyltransferase, translating into MLNKTPKLRDIIKGVRSFYVIGNIAIVSPRTEVDKEELAKAIMTISPRVKAVYIKRRVKGNFRISELEFAGGQHITETVFKENNLRFYIDISKVYVNPSLGSERLNIRNEVEKNERILDAFTAYGGIALNVSLVSNYLVAGDLNIDGLYMLKKSIELNKKCIREIDIVQYDATFLPFRDKSFDKVYADNPTMIRNFISELCRITKHILIIYILDKEENLHNINSDRWVKINEYSKDLFIFKGYIRCDNSN
- a CDS encoding MFS transporter, with the translated sequence MKGYSIIIARIIYSISWFYLAPAIPMLISKFQIPEYLSGFIPFSFFLGSGIMQLPSAFLSSKIGVKRALVLGLIIMSISSALVGISGNFYELLISYFIGGVGASMFFSTGAAILTLLNEKNVGKVLGIYNAAFSIGGIIGLNWIFLYDRIGFQLSTILLSIITLIVAFLNIDKPNYKPNWNFIKDKVSLFVGISTSGVWGIYYVIGELFPNFSKIYLHLQVIQGSEFTAVLLISAMIGGLLGFLSDRFDKIKLLVISSLLGIFPSLFLYTRYYLIGIIILGIFNELAISVTYTIVSSKKSINAGITLAEVNSINILLGSLFEPLSSLLGYNVWILESIISVFPLFLLAKIKLNA
- a CDS encoding ribonuclease P protein component 4 — its product is MVNKRQLKRRAIELIDLAIEEAKNGDLDLAKKYVKLARDYAKYGRFKLPLEYRRKYCRKCNVPLIPGKTLRVRIKSKILIRSCLECGWIRRYELRNKRCKTTTCNN
- a CDS encoding NAD(P)/FAD-dependent oxidoreductase, encoding MSEYDMTIIGGGPVGLFGAFYATLRDLKTIVIDSQDELGGQLVSLYPEKMVYDVGGYPGILGYDLAQKLVEQAKMFSPELRTKEFVNDLQRTDDGMWIVKTDKGTQVKTKTVLIAIGIGKIMPSRLGAKGEIEYENKGLYYAVRRKKDFEGKRILIVGGGDAAVDWALTLAPIAKSVTLIHRRDQFRAHERSVKQLFQVATVYTWHELKEVKGDGSKVTQAIIFDNRTKEDKTLDVDSIIISIGYKGDLGNLPKWGIQMKGRDVIVNSRMETNLPGVYAAGDIALQEGTPKLALIAVGFGQVAIATSVAKKYIDPSASLFAGHSSEMDKFKKE
- a CDS encoding YhbY family RNA-binding protein; protein product: MNSEINDVKQQHATIRIGKNGLTDGILNEIKRQLKQKKIIKIKIASEINEDRRDFAKRVAEITESELIEVRGYTFILRKND
- a CDS encoding DUF371 domain-containing protein, encoding MISYDSFTIYGHHNVLALHETTLEFTKENFLTPRGDCIIGINSTKAIKDLDNKVKEILKNNGYGYVILKVGNYLDIIKGRGDEKLTFSNEIKMIIRKSTFISDSTLLIKADKSAKDINRDIINLLKQGNKGLVTVIASDIPLKDEEVLRIFVNFNPSI
- a CDS encoding NAD(+)/NADH kinase, which gives rise to MKVKIVSKPSQQVQQITQKIVEISRQLGFTIVNNEEPDVIIAVGGDGTLLKAIKLGKPVITVKAGRRGFLMDIEPNSIEDALKRLKASNYTIEEYPLLEVKGDGFSSLSFNEIGILADQPETIVLDLSFLETELTVEGDGVLISTPQGSSGWSLSATGSVIYGLKGLEIALVNPVLSPLRSIIIPFTEIYVTIKSKGYPQKIRITADGDIIETLPTNSKIVIKESNKKGIIYRFYKTNLLRGILCGSNCV